From a single Natronorubrum tibetense GA33 genomic region:
- a CDS encoding NAD-dependent epimerase/dehydratase family protein — protein MNDNATVLVTGGTGFIGSYVVQDLLEHGHDVVAYDLSTDTEILEKLGVADETVVRRGDVSEPTDVIRAVKETGTTHIVHLAALLTTTARENPRAAADVNILGTNNVFEAARTLDDQVERVAWASSAAAYAPPHNYDAEWVDEDELVYPDTLYGATKEYNEHQARVYHEDYGLDHVALRPTVAYGPYRETGGSAFLANIIEKPALGESYSVEYGDQAIDWQHVEDIAQAFRKAAFTPESDLTQRVYNVRGVLATVREAAEAVESVLPDAEIDVSDEGELPWTQNLDMTKAQDDLGYEVQYDLESGFRKYINVLREEAGLEPV, from the coding sequence ATGAACGACAATGCGACGGTACTGGTAACTGGCGGAACTGGCTTCATCGGCTCCTACGTGGTACAGGATCTGCTCGAACACGGCCACGACGTCGTGGCGTACGACCTCTCGACGGACACGGAGATTCTCGAGAAACTCGGCGTCGCCGACGAGACTGTGGTACGACGCGGCGACGTCTCCGAGCCGACCGACGTGATTCGGGCGGTCAAGGAGACGGGGACGACGCACATCGTCCACCTCGCGGCACTGTTGACGACGACCGCGCGCGAGAACCCGCGTGCGGCGGCCGACGTGAACATTTTGGGGACGAACAACGTCTTCGAGGCCGCACGCACGCTCGATGATCAGGTCGAGCGGGTCGCGTGGGCGTCCTCGGCGGCGGCCTACGCGCCACCGCACAACTACGACGCGGAGTGGGTCGACGAAGACGAGCTCGTCTACCCCGATACGCTCTACGGCGCGACGAAGGAGTACAACGAGCATCAGGCGCGGGTCTACCACGAGGACTACGGCCTCGACCACGTCGCACTGCGACCGACGGTGGCCTACGGCCCCTATCGCGAGACTGGCGGCTCGGCGTTTCTGGCGAACATCATCGAGAAGCCCGCCCTCGGAGAGTCCTACAGCGTCGAGTACGGCGATCAGGCGATCGACTGGCAACACGTCGAGGACATCGCACAGGCGTTCCGGAAAGCGGCGTTCACGCCCGAATCGGACCTGACCCAGCGCGTCTACAACGTCCGCGGCGTGCTCGCGACCGTCCGCGAGGCCGCGGAGGCCGTCGAAAGCGTACTGCCCGACGCCGAGATCGACGTCTCCGACGAGGGGGAACTCCCCTGGACCCAGAACCTCGACATGACGAAGGCCCAGGACGATCTGGGCTACGAGGTCCAGTACGACCTCGAGTCCGGCTTCCGGAAGTACATCAACGTGTTGCGCGAGGAGGCGGGACTCGAGCCGGTGTAG
- a CDS encoding EthD family reductase, translating to MITLVEFLVRDDEYSHEEFAERWQGDHADIARDLPGLKRYSTSVPVNPDDAEYDGVLELTFEDGRALNDAFESDVGQEVMDDAAEFTDPGAGPRMVVEETVHVDET from the coding sequence ATGATAACACTGGTCGAGTTTCTCGTCCGAGACGACGAGTACAGCCACGAGGAGTTCGCCGAGCGGTGGCAGGGCGATCACGCCGATATCGCCCGCGACCTGCCCGGCCTGAAACGGTACAGCACGTCGGTGCCGGTGAACCCCGACGACGCCGAGTACGACGGCGTGCTCGAGCTCACGTTCGAGGACGGACGGGCGCTGAACGACGCGTTCGAGTCCGACGTGGGCCAGGAGGTCATGGACGACGCAGCCGAGTTCACCGATCCCGGTGCCGGGCCGCGGATGGTCGTCGAGGAGACGGTCCACGTAGACGAGACATGA
- a CDS encoding thiamine pyrophosphate-binding protein: MTTTASALVDTLEDLGVEYVFGYPGGRVIELLEDLPDSAVTLVRPRDEREASVMAEMHGRLTGKPGVLTGQGPWIGSLGMIGQMEARLSSSPMVVLTEASERGEYSTLAPYQQARGDYGGFSLPSILDGVSKEWWFPRTPVETLRSTQLAFKHAVAGRPGPTAIILDGGAITDDVPDDPTPPAWDAREQTRTWDAAPTAADVATAAEALEAAERPVIISGNGVHAAQAYDELEAVADAYDCAVVTSYLGKSTYPETDDRAAGVMGSFGHEGANQVVSEADTLLVVGCRLNPMDTNWQAPEFIRPEEQTIIHADIDTRNAGWVYPADVGLIGDATESLAALADAGEESNDWARERAAKAREWFDAPECADDSAPIKPQRAAKAIQSVVDEETIVTADSGNNRFWLLYYLQTPAVRTYFGSGGVGGMGWANPAAVSAALTTDKDVIAVAGDGGFSMTMNSVETAVEYGVAPTFVVLNDTSLGMVRQMQHEDGDIAGVEFHDTDFVKIAEAFGAVGTRVTRTDEFVEALEDGKGTDVPHVIDVRIDREEDMAATLASSFYESIGGLHE, from the coding sequence ATGACGACCACCGCGTCCGCACTCGTCGACACGCTCGAGGATCTGGGCGTCGAATACGTCTTCGGCTACCCGGGCGGTCGAGTGATCGAACTGCTCGAGGACCTCCCCGATTCGGCAGTGACGCTCGTCCGGCCGCGCGACGAACGCGAGGCGAGCGTCATGGCCGAGATGCACGGTCGGTTGACGGGGAAACCGGGGGTTCTCACCGGTCAGGGACCGTGGATCGGCAGCCTCGGAATGATCGGTCAGATGGAAGCGCGGCTGTCATCGTCGCCGATGGTCGTCCTCACGGAGGCCTCCGAGCGTGGCGAGTACTCGACGCTGGCACCATACCAGCAGGCCAGAGGCGATTACGGCGGGTTCAGCCTTCCCTCGATCCTCGACGGCGTCTCCAAGGAGTGGTGGTTCCCGCGCACGCCGGTCGAAACACTTCGATCGACGCAACTGGCGTTCAAACACGCCGTCGCCGGCCGTCCCGGCCCGACGGCGATCATCCTCGACGGGGGCGCGATCACGGACGACGTTCCCGACGATCCGACGCCACCCGCGTGGGACGCACGCGAACAGACGCGAACGTGGGACGCCGCGCCGACCGCGGCGGACGTCGCGACGGCCGCCGAGGCGCTCGAGGCCGCCGAACGCCCGGTAATCATTTCGGGGAACGGCGTCCATGCTGCACAGGCGTACGACGAACTCGAGGCGGTCGCCGACGCCTACGACTGCGCCGTCGTAACGTCGTACCTCGGCAAATCCACGTATCCCGAGACGGACGACCGAGCCGCCGGCGTCATGGGCTCGTTCGGCCACGAGGGGGCGAACCAGGTCGTCAGCGAGGCCGATACGCTGCTCGTCGTCGGCTGCCGGTTGAATCCGATGGATACCAACTGGCAAGCGCCCGAGTTCATTCGGCCCGAGGAGCAGACGATTATCCACGCGGATATCGACACGCGCAACGCCGGCTGGGTCTACCCCGCCGACGTGGGTCTCATCGGCGACGCGACGGAGAGCCTGGCCGCGCTCGCCGACGCTGGCGAGGAGTCAAACGACTGGGCGAGAGAGCGGGCGGCGAAAGCCCGGGAGTGGTTCGACGCACCCGAGTGCGCGGACGATTCGGCCCCGATCAAACCCCAGCGCGCGGCGAAGGCAATCCAGTCGGTCGTCGACGAGGAGACGATCGTCACCGCCGACTCCGGAAACAATCGGTTCTGGCTACTGTACTATCTCCAGACGCCGGCCGTCCGAACCTACTTCGGAAGCGGTGGCGTCGGCGGGATGGGGTGGGCGAATCCGGCGGCAGTATCGGCGGCGTTGACCACCGACAAGGACGTGATCGCGGTCGCCGGCGACGGCGGGTTCTCGATGACGATGAACAGCGTCGAGACCGCTGTCGAGTACGGTGTCGCGCCGACGTTCGTCGTGTTAAACGACACCAGCCTCGGGATGGTCCGGCAGATGCAACACGAGGACGGCGATATCGCCGGCGTCGAGTTTCACGACACGGACTTCGTCAAAATCGCCGAGGCCTTCGGTGCCGTCGGCACGCGCGTGACCAGAACCGACGAGTTCGTCGAGGCGCTCGAGGACGGCAAGGGAACCGACGTGCCTCACGTGATCGACGTCCGGATCGATCGCGAGGAGGATATGGCAGCCACGCTAGCCTCCTCGTTCTACGAATCGATCGGTGGACTGCATGAGTAA
- a CDS encoding EthD domain-containing protein: protein MYKHVALLVRQDGLSHEEFVEHWQTEHTPIAREIEGVVRYQQVLPTEPDHAEFDGIAELYFEDLEALHDALGSEGSRDYDPEKGKAKEAREDVDNFLAVEERPRFIGEEIVQKDEVDGDTDGLYKHSAFLVRKEGMSHQEFVDYWQTEHTPIAREIEGVVKYNTVLPTDPEHAEFDGVAELYFEDLEKLYDALGGEGSRDYDPERGKAKEAREDVDNFLAIDERPRLIGRERLVTDEH, encoded by the coding sequence ATGTACAAACACGTGGCCCTACTGGTCCGTCAGGACGGCCTGTCTCACGAGGAGTTTGTCGAGCACTGGCAGACCGAACACACGCCGATCGCCCGTGAGATCGAGGGCGTCGTTCGCTATCAACAGGTACTACCGACCGAACCGGATCACGCCGAGTTCGACGGGATCGCGGAGCTCTACTTCGAGGACCTCGAGGCCCTCCACGACGCGCTCGGCAGCGAAGGTTCGCGGGACTACGACCCCGAGAAGGGGAAAGCCAAGGAAGCTCGCGAGGACGTCGACAACTTCCTCGCGGTCGAGGAGCGACCCCGGTTTATCGGCGAGGAGATCGTCCAGAAGGACGAGGTCGACGGCGACACGGACGGCCTCTACAAGCATTCGGCGTTTCTCGTCCGAAAGGAGGGGATGAGTCACCAAGAGTTCGTCGACTACTGGCAGACCGAGCACACGCCGATCGCCCGCGAGATCGAGGGCGTCGTCAAGTACAATACGGTCCTGCCGACCGATCCCGAACACGCGGAGTTCGACGGCGTCGCCGAACTCTACTTCGAGGATCTCGAGAAGCTGTACGACGCGCTCGGCGGCGAAGGCTCCCGGGACTACGACCCCGAGAGAGGGAAGGCGAAGGAGGCCCGCGAGGACGTCGACAACTTCCTCGCGATCGACGAACGGCCCCGACTCATCGGCCGGGAACGCCTCGTCACGGACGAGCACTGA
- a CDS encoding HD domain-containing protein, whose amino-acid sequence MSEPDFDFDDQVREAFPELEEIADDDLRDRVVEAWTLGLTRGGWRDVEDIPYAWNIHEVTNVEHVRGVTRIALESAREQREFHGADPDIDTIVAACLLHDVGKCYEYPAFVDDELLAAPDPRYVSEEIPHSISGYALAHEVGCPLSVQRAIPHFLGEVPKRTLEAELVKSANSASSNAITQATMGITLQEWVEEYSQTS is encoded by the coding sequence ATGTCGGAGCCAGATTTCGATTTCGACGACCAGGTCCGCGAGGCGTTTCCGGAACTCGAGGAAATCGCGGACGACGACCTTCGCGACCGCGTCGTCGAGGCGTGGACGCTCGGCTTAACGCGCGGCGGCTGGCGGGACGTCGAAGACATCCCCTACGCCTGGAACATCCACGAGGTCACGAACGTCGAGCACGTCCGCGGCGTTACGCGCATCGCACTCGAGTCCGCTCGCGAGCAGCGGGAGTTTCACGGCGCCGACCCGGACATCGACACGATCGTCGCCGCGTGTCTCCTCCACGACGTGGGCAAGTGCTACGAGTACCCGGCCTTCGTGGACGACGAACTGCTCGCAGCGCCCGACCCGAGATACGTCAGCGAGGAGATCCCCCACTCCATCTCCGGCTACGCGCTCGCCCACGAGGTCGGCTGTCCGCTTTCCGTCCAGCGCGCGATTCCGCACTTCCTCGGTGAGGTACCGAAACGGACGCTCGAGGCCGAACTCGTCAAGAGCGCGAACTCCGCCTCGTCGAACGCCATCACGCAGGCGACGATGGGGATCACGCTACAGGAGTGGGTCGAGGAGTACTCCCAGACCTCGTAG
- a CDS encoding IclR family transcriptional regulator, with the protein MASDSRHRPVETVETAFDIVDVVKDADGAGITQIAAELELAKSTVHRHVKTLESRGLLVQEGDTYRISTWFLDYGIHVRNRHRLYDVARPKVDELAAETDEKVWCVIEEHGVGVHIYGAQGRHSVKTHARIGQRTHLHQFAAGKAILAHLPDERIEEILDDYGLSAQTDRTITDGDELRDHLETIRERGYAFNREESVIGVHAVGAPIRNESGTAIGAISVAGPANRLRGDLMIEELPDLLLGATNEVEVNLAHS; encoded by the coding sequence ATGGCAAGCGACTCGCGACACAGGCCGGTCGAAACCGTCGAAACCGCCTTCGACATCGTCGACGTGGTCAAAGACGCCGACGGTGCGGGGATCACCCAGATCGCCGCCGAACTCGAACTCGCGAAGAGTACGGTTCACCGCCACGTAAAGACTCTCGAGTCGCGGGGACTGCTCGTCCAGGAGGGCGACACCTACCGCATCAGCACGTGGTTTCTCGATTACGGGATTCACGTCCGCAACCGTCACCGACTGTACGACGTCGCCAGGCCGAAAGTCGACGAGCTCGCGGCCGAAACCGACGAAAAGGTCTGGTGCGTGATCGAAGAGCACGGCGTCGGCGTCCACATCTACGGGGCCCAGGGACGACACTCCGTGAAAACCCACGCTCGGATCGGCCAGCGGACGCACCTCCACCAGTTCGCTGCGGGAAAAGCGATTCTCGCACACCTCCCCGACGAACGGATCGAGGAGATTCTCGACGACTACGGACTCTCCGCACAGACGGATCGAACGATCACCGACGGTGACGAACTCCGCGACCACCTCGAGACGATCCGCGAGCGAGGATACGCGTTCAACCGCGAGGAGTCGGTCATCGGCGTCCACGCCGTCGGTGCGCCGATCAGAAACGAGTCGGGCACTGCAATCGGCGCGATCAGCGTCGCCGGCCCCGCAAATCGGCTGCGTGGCGACCTGATGATCGAGGAACTCCCCGATCTGCTGCTCGGCGCGACGAACGAAGTCGAAGTCAATCTCGCGCACTCTTGA
- a CDS encoding VOC family protein codes for MSVPEMPAMRVDHVGIAVESIEEAEVLLFVLGCEKIHEEASEYGQFTWATYVLGDASRLELIAPDPGTESFLTDFLERQGPGLHHVTLEVRDLERAVDVLEAHDVPVADYAEFEHWGEAFVPPSNPTGALLQLMEYDDGYAEHREAGKRLFVRDEPL; via the coding sequence ATGTCCGTGCCCGAGATGCCTGCGATGCGCGTCGATCACGTCGGCATCGCCGTCGAATCGATCGAGGAGGCCGAGGTGTTGCTGTTCGTCCTCGGCTGCGAGAAGATCCACGAGGAGGCCAGCGAGTACGGCCAGTTCACCTGGGCGACGTACGTCCTCGGGGACGCCTCGAGACTCGAACTCATCGCCCCCGACCCCGGCACGGAGTCGTTCCTGACGGACTTCCTCGAGCGGCAGGGCCCCGGGCTCCACCACGTCACGCTCGAGGTCCGCGACCTCGAGCGAGCGGTCGACGTACTGGAAGCGCACGATGTTCCCGTCGCCGACTACGCCGAGTTCGAGCACTGGGGAGAGGCGTTCGTCCCGCCGTCGAACCCAACGGGCGCGTTGCTCCAGTTGATGGAGTACGACGACGGCTACGCGGAGCACCGCGAGGCCGGAAAACGGCTGTTCGTACGGGACGAGCCACTCTGA
- a CDS encoding amidohydrolase family protein has protein sequence MGAPTVLDEPRAIDMHAHQPTSEFLHDAGGQMMKDAADRFGADLEPDTYEHMLEEYREAGVGRAVLLGWDAETNTGNPPVPNDYVAEVRDEYADFFIGFGSVDPLKDDCVEEAIRCVEDLDLSGFKFQQIAQGFDPSDPEHEELWATIEDLGVPVVFHGGNSTLGACSPGGRGLKIKYGNPMLIDDVAADYPDLQILIAHPAYPWEKEQLAICQQKGNVYMDLSGWMPRYIDDQVLEYAQSLLSDKVMFGTDYPMLEPEPWLEQFAELEFDESVQRKILWETAEEFLGL, from the coding sequence ATGGGTGCACCTACGGTACTCGACGAGCCGCGCGCAATCGACATGCACGCCCACCAGCCGACGAGCGAGTTCCTCCACGACGCGGGCGGGCAGATGATGAAAGACGCGGCCGACCGGTTCGGTGCCGATCTCGAGCCGGACACGTACGAGCACATGCTCGAGGAGTATCGAGAGGCCGGCGTCGGCCGCGCCGTCTTGCTCGGCTGGGACGCGGAAACGAACACCGGAAATCCGCCCGTTCCGAACGACTACGTCGCCGAGGTTCGTGACGAGTACGCCGATTTCTTCATCGGCTTCGGCTCCGTCGATCCGCTCAAAGACGACTGCGTCGAAGAGGCGATTCGCTGCGTGGAAGACCTGGATCTCTCCGGGTTCAAGTTCCAGCAGATCGCCCAGGGGTTCGACCCGTCCGATCCCGAACACGAAGAGCTCTGGGCGACGATCGAGGATCTCGGCGTTCCTGTCGTCTTCCATGGCGGCAACTCGACGCTCGGGGCCTGTTCGCCAGGTGGTCGCGGATTGAAGATCAAGTACGGGAATCCGATGCTGATCGACGACGTGGCGGCCGACTACCCCGACCTGCAGATCCTCATCGCCCATCCCGCTTACCCCTGGGAGAAAGAACAGCTCGCGATCTGCCAGCAGAAGGGCAACGTCTACATGGATCTCTCCGGGTGGATGCCGAGATATATTGACGATCAGGTGCTGGAGTACGCCCAATCCCTCCTCTCGGACAAGGTCATGTTCGGAACTGACTACCCCATGCTCGAGCCCGAGCCGTGGCTCGAGCAGTTCGCCGAACTCGAGTTCGACGAGTCGGTCCAGCGCAAGATCCTCTGGGAGACTGCCGAGGAGTTCCTCGGGTTGTAA
- a CDS encoding ATP-dependent helicase: protein MSGNDGLELPVADDDLPFDPASITIEDRDVFDLLEPAVQEWWLEEFGEFVPENEGFFTPPQRGAIPKIHDGTNTLVCAPTGSGKTLSSFCAIINELYRRTRESPDVDEREPSAREQDASDDLENSVYCLYVSPLKSLANDIHRNLEVPLEGIEEIVADRNDDTEMGEIRHAIRHGDTSSYDRQKMLEETPHILNTTPETLAILLNSPKFREKLRTVEYVIVDEIHSLAAGKRGTHLSVSLERLEALSEGDITRIGCSATIEPLSEVAEFLVGQEETGGDHRPYDIVDARFAREFDMRLECPTDDLINTSREVVQQRFYRMLHEHIQDHTNTIVFTNTRSGAERVLHNLREEFDAYDEGNSGCHHGSLSKEVRQDIEGRLKGGDLDVVTTSTSLELGIDMPHVDLVVQVGSPKSVASLLQRVGRAGHRVGQTVTGRVIALDRDELLECAVMLKKAEEGFVDSVSIPENAQDVAAQHVYGMAIADIRPESDLKAILRRAYPYWNYTDEEYESLMRYLTAEYAGLEDRNVYAKVWRDANDPPDGEHHYEEYPVGETLIGKRGRLARVIYMTNIGTIPDSFTCDVSTRGSNEWVGQLDESYLDTLEKGDVFVLGGDHFEYRYRRGSKVYVDRTSARPTVPSWYSERLPLSYDLGREILEFQGELLGHFEDGGPPRVRAWLREFPLDDNSVRAIARLFEHQFRYAGSESVSTDERLAIEVVRDRDEYERHYYVHSLYGRQFNDGLSRLLAYRCAQEATANVRVAVADNGFVLSMPLNRKVDIEGIVEDLGPEQVREDLRAALSGTDLLQRYFRINATRSLMILKRYKGYEKSASQQQVSSEMLLGFAEDLENFAVIEETYREILEDKLDVGEIEDFVGALDTGDIALERQLLDSPTPRAFGLATLSASDVVLAEDESAALQAFHEHVLDEIGEESLRGLSSESDSSHD, encoded by the coding sequence GTCGCCGACGACGATCTTCCCTTCGATCCGGCGTCTATCACCATCGAGGACCGAGACGTTTTCGACCTCTTGGAGCCCGCGGTCCAGGAGTGGTGGCTCGAGGAGTTCGGCGAGTTCGTTCCCGAGAACGAGGGCTTTTTTACACCGCCACAGCGGGGCGCGATCCCGAAAATCCACGACGGGACGAACACGTTAGTCTGTGCGCCGACCGGGTCGGGGAAAACGCTCAGTTCCTTCTGTGCGATCATCAACGAACTCTACAGACGGACCCGCGAGTCTCCCGATGTCGACGAACGAGAGCCGTCTGCCCGGGAGCAAGACGCTTCCGATGATCTCGAGAACTCCGTCTACTGCCTCTACGTCTCCCCCCTCAAGTCGCTCGCCAACGACATCCACCGCAATCTCGAGGTGCCGCTCGAGGGCATCGAGGAGATCGTCGCCGATCGCAACGACGACACGGAGATGGGCGAAATCCGCCACGCCATCCGCCACGGCGACACCTCCTCGTACGACCGCCAGAAGATGCTCGAGGAGACGCCTCACATCCTCAACACGACCCCCGAGACGCTCGCGATCTTGCTCAACTCCCCGAAGTTCCGCGAGAAGCTACGGACGGTGGAGTACGTCATCGTCGACGAGATCCACTCGCTGGCGGCGGGCAAACGCGGCACGCACCTCTCGGTGAGCCTCGAACGACTCGAGGCGCTGTCCGAGGGTGACATCACCCGGATCGGCTGTTCGGCGACAATCGAACCGCTCTCGGAAGTTGCGGAGTTTTTAGTCGGCCAGGAAGAGACAGGCGGCGATCACCGCCCATACGACATCGTCGACGCCCGCTTCGCTCGCGAGTTCGACATGCGACTCGAGTGTCCCACCGACGATCTGATCAACACGTCCCGCGAGGTCGTCCAGCAGCGGTTCTATCGGATGCTCCACGAGCACATCCAGGACCACACGAATACGATCGTCTTCACGAACACGCGCTCCGGCGCGGAGCGAGTCCTGCACAACCTCCGCGAGGAGTTCGACGCCTACGACGAGGGGAACTCCGGCTGTCACCACGGCAGCCTCTCAAAGGAGGTCCGACAGGATATCGAGGGCCGATTGAAAGGCGGCGATCTCGACGTGGTGACGACCTCGACGAGCCTCGAGTTGGGGATCGACATGCCCCACGTCGATCTCGTGGTTCAGGTCGGTTCGCCCAAATCGGTCGCCTCCCTTCTCCAGCGCGTCGGGCGAGCGGGCCACCGCGTCGGTCAGACGGTGACGGGCCGCGTCATCGCGCTGGATCGGGACGAACTGCTCGAGTGTGCGGTGATGCTCAAAAAGGCCGAAGAGGGGTTCGTCGACTCCGTCTCGATCCCCGAGAACGCCCAGGATGTCGCCGCCCAGCACGTCTACGGGATGGCCATCGCGGATATCCGTCCCGAGTCCGATCTGAAGGCCATCCTGCGCCGTGCCTACCCCTACTGGAACTACACCGACGAGGAGTACGAGTCACTGATGCGGTACCTCACCGCGGAGTACGCCGGCCTCGAGGATCGCAACGTCTACGCGAAGGTCTGGCGCGACGCGAACGACCCGCCCGACGGTGAACACCACTACGAGGAGTACCCCGTCGGCGAGACGCTGATCGGCAAACGGGGCCGACTGGCCCGGGTCATCTACATGACCAACATCGGAACGATTCCGGACTCCTTTACCTGCGACGTCTCCACGCGCGGGAGCAACGAGTGGGTCGGCCAACTGGACGAGAGCTACCTCGACACGCTCGAGAAGGGCGACGTCTTCGTCCTCGGCGGCGACCACTTCGAGTACCGTTACCGTCGCGGCTCGAAGGTGTACGTCGATCGCACGAGCGCGCGGCCGACCGTCCCCTCCTGGTACTCCGAACGGCTGCCGTTGTCGTACGATCTCGGACGCGAAATCCTCGAATTCCAGGGCGAACTCCTCGGTCACTTCGAGGACGGCGGTCCGCCGCGGGTCCGGGCGTGGCTCCGGGAGTTCCCGCTTGACGACAACAGCGTGCGGGCGATCGCGCGGCTGTTCGAACACCAGTTCCGCTATGCTGGCTCGGAGAGCGTCAGCACCGACGAGCGACTCGCCATCGAGGTCGTCCGTGACCGCGACGAGTACGAACGCCACTACTACGTTCACTCCCTGTACGGCCGGCAGTTCAACGACGGGCTCTCGCGGCTGCTGGCCTATCGCTGCGCCCAGGAGGCGACCGCCAACGTTCGCGTCGCCGTCGCCGACAACGGCTTCGTCCTCTCGATGCCGCTGAATCGGAAAGTCGACATCGAGGGGATCGTCGAGGACCTCGGGCCCGAACAAGTGCGCGAGGATCTCCGGGCCGCGCTTTCGGGCACCGACCTCCTCCAGCGGTACTTCCGGATCAACGCGACGCGGTCGCTGATGATTCTCAAACGCTACAAGGGCTACGAGAAGTCCGCGAGCCAGCAGCAGGTCTCGAGCGAGATGCTGCTCGGCTTCGCCGAGGACTTAGAGAACTTCGCGGTCATCGAAGAGACCTATCGGGAGATCCTCGAGGACAAACTCGACGTCGGGGAGATTGAGGACTTCGTCGGCGCGCTCGACACGGGCGACATCGCGCTCGAGCGCCAACTGCTGGACTCGCCGACGCCGCGGGCGTTCGGCCTGGCCACCCTCTCGGCCAGCGATGTCGTTCTCGCGGAAGACGAGAGCGCCGCCCTACAGGCGTTCCACGAGCACGTCCTCGACGAAATCGGCGAGGAGTCACTGCGCGGACTCTCTTCGGAGTCGGATTCCTCCCACGACTAA